The genome window TCAGGTCATGATGAACCGTACCGTAATGATTATTTTCATTCCGATTGCAATCCTGGCATGTAAGGCGATGAACGCCAATCCGATCGGCATCATCATTTTGGTTCAGGCTGCATGCCTAAGTTCCTTTATGACTCCGATGGCTACTCCGGCCATTCCGATGTGTATGGCCAGTGGTGGTTACGACCTGAAATCTATCATGAAGCAGTCACTGATTCCTGCGATCATACTTTGCGTTGTCTCTGTGTTCTGGATTATGACTGTATTTCCGATGTACTAAATGGAAGGAGAAAATAAGATGAAAATCAAAACATTTCCACAGGATATGAGCGTATTTGAGGTGGATCACGCCCAGCCGAGACGCTGCCTGGTTTCCGGGCTTTTTGAGGAAACCGTAGAGGTGAATGGGCAGAAGCGGATTTTTTATACATACATAAGTCCCGATCTTCTCTATAACAGCCCCTGCCTGGTGCTGGCTTTGTCAGATCATATTTCTGTGGCCGAATATTTGGAAAATAGTTTCTGGCTCCATTTCGCCAAAGAGCATCATATGTTCCTGCACATTCTGGTTCCCCAAAATGAAGCGTGGGATCTGTCAGGGGGTGATGCGGATTACATGAATAAAGTTTATCTGCAGATCAATTCCCGAAGATTCTATGTGACCATGCAGGACAATATCTATGCTGCCGGCATTGGAAATGGCGCTGCCATAGCCCAGCAGGCTGTTATGAAGATGAGCAGCGAATGGTCTGGCCTTGCTACGTTTGGAGATTTAGATGATAGAGCGCTTCTGAACACAGAAGCAACTCACGGGGGAGAAGATACCGGAAAAACGGAGCTTGTCATCTCTGCCGCAAAGGTACAGGTCCCTGCCTGGATGGCGTGGAGCGAGAATAAGGGCGCCAATGCCAAGGTATGTAATTATTGGAAAAAGATCAATCAGGTAGAGGACGAGATCTATTCCAACCGTTGGGCTGATGAGATTTATTTCCCGTCAAAGATTTGTAAAAAGAGCCAGGTGAACGAAGAGAGCATTTCCCAGGTACGTGTGACAAATGGGTTTACCGGAGATGTCGAACAGGAATTCTTCAGTGCAGTATGGGATTATATCAGCCTTGCCTGCCGTCACCGTGGTTTTGGAACGAAGATGCTTCGTTACCGGATCGACCCTGAAAAATATGGATTTACGTACCATACTATGGAGTATGATGGTTTTACACATAGCTGGTACGAATATGTGCCCGAGCAGGTGAAAACAAGCGGAAAACCGGTACCGCTGGTGGTATGTATGCATGGAAGAGGCGGGACTGCCGAGACTTTTATCAGCCTGTCCGGCATGAGCCATGTCGCAGAAGAGCGGGATTTTATCGTCGTATTTCCGGAGGCAGGCGTTTCCTCACAGCGTCCCGGCGGAATCCGAAATCTGCTGCTGTGGGATGGCAACTATGGAGATAAAAAAATAGATGATACCGGTTTTATCCTGAAAATGATTGATGACGTCAAGGAACGCCATTTGGTGGATACGACCCGTGTGTACGCTTGCGGGCAGTCCAGCGGCGGTATGATGACATCGACCCTTGCAGTTAAGTATCCCGGGGTATTTGCCGCAGTTGCGCCCTGGTCAGCGCTGGTTAAGCCGGAGGACGAATTGATTCTTCCTGAAAAAATAGAGCCTGCAGTTCCGTTCCTGTTTCTGTTTGGAGAGAATGACTGGCTCTGTGTTGACCGCGAGAACGGACAGTTGGAATATCATGTGGCAGATAACATTGCAGCTTTTCTCAGGAATCTTATGAAGCTCTATCAGTTAGATGAAAAGCCTCTGCGTTATACTTGCGGTGAGATCAGTTATTATGTATATATGAATGCAAAGCGTGTTCCCATGCTTACCGTAGGCACGGTCAGAGAGATGTCCCATGCAAACTATCCAAGAGAGAGCTGGATTTCTTACGATGAGTTCCTGACCAGGTTCTCCAAACAGGAGGACGGCACTCTGCTCTATATGGGTGAGCCTGCGATGTAAATGAGTTTATCTCTGTCAAGGCAGAGTTTTAGATAACAGGAGGAAAAAATGGAAAGAAAATATCCTAATTTATGTAAGCCGATTACGATAGGAAGAACCACTTTTCGTAACCGCATGTTTTCTGCGCCGATGGGTGGGACTGATATTACCAATGACGGCTGCATCGGACCAAAATCAACCGCATTTTATGAACTGAGAGGAAAAGGGGGAGCAGGCGCGGTGACTGTCAGTGAGTGCATGGTACACCCCCAGACAGATGCTTCCCACGCATATCATCTGGATACGAAGATCTTGAATTCTCTGGCATCAGCGACCTATACGGCAGATGCGATCCGCCGTCACGGAGCAATCCCGAGTCTGGAACTTTCGCATTCCGGAATGTATGCGGGAACATATATGACGGATAAAAGCAAGCAGAAGACTATGAATCAGTGGGGGCCATCGGATACGGTCAGGCCTGACGGCGTTACGGTCAGGGCTCTGACGAAAGAAATGATCGATGAGATCACGGCTTCCTATAAGGAGGTGGCGTCTCTTGCAAAGAGAGCCGGATTTGAGATGCTGATGGTGCATGGTGGACATGGCTGGCTCATCAATCAGTTTCTGTCCCCTTATTTTAATAAGAGGACAGATGAGTATGGCGGTTCCCTTGAGAACCGGTGCCGCTTTGCAATCCAGGTATTGAAGGCAGTAAGGGAAGCGGTCGGGCCGTTTTTCCCGATTGAATTCCGTTTCAGCGGATCCGAGCTGTTTGAGGGTGGTTACACACTGGAGGAAGGTGTGGAAATTGCGAAAATACTGGAGCCATACATTGACCTTTTGCATGTGTCGGCAGGAACGTATCAGAGGGGATTTGGCGATACCCACCCGTCCATGTTTAAAGAGCATGGCTGTAATGTTTATCTTGCAGCAGAGATTAAGAAACATGTTTCCATTCCGGTGGCTACCATTGGAGGCCTAAACAGCCCGGAACAATTAGAAGAGATTATCGCAGGCGGGAAGGCAGATGTAGTCTACATGGCGCGTGCGCTTTTGGCAGATCCGTTTCTCCCGAGAAAGGTCATGGAAAACCGGGATGAAGAGATTGTAAAATGTCTGCGCTGCTTTACCTGTATGGCAGAGCGGGCGGCAACTTCGACCAGAAGATGTACGGTCAACCCGCTGATCGGGCGTGAGATGGAAGGTGACGAGGTGCTTCCGGCTCCGGTCAAAAAGAAGGTACTCGTCGCGGGAGGCGGCCCCGGAGGGCTGTATGCAGCTTATACGGCGGCGAGACGCGGTCATCAGGTAATTCTCTGTGAAAAGGAAGAAGAGCTGGGTGGTATCTTAAAGAGCGAACAGGCATTGCCATTTAAGCATGAGATGTATGAGCTGGCCGGAACATATGCATTGCTGGCCCAAAAAGCCGGTGTGCAGATTTGCACTTCCACAGAAGTGACGCCGGAATATGTGGAAAAGGAAGCTCCGGATGCGCTGATCATTGCGGTCGGCTCTGAGCCGCTCATTCCTCCGATCAAAGGACTTAACGGCGAAAATGTCGTTGTGGTAAATAATTATTATCTGGAAAAAGATAAAGTCTCCGATGATGTGGTCGTTTTTGGAGGCGGACTTGCCGGGTGTGAATGTGCGATCCATCTTGGCATGGAAGGAAAAAGGGTGCATTTGGTTGAGATGAGGGACGAATTGGCGCCGGATGCAAATGTCCGCCACCGTCCACTGCTTTTAAAGGAGATAGAAAAATATGTGACTGTACATACCGGATATCGCGGACTGGAAGTGACAGGGGAAGGCGTTCTGTGTGAAAATCGGGAAAAGGAACAGGTTCTGGTACCGGGCACCACTGTTATTTGCGCTCTGGGGCAGCGCTCCCGGACAAAAGTGGTGGAAAGTCTAAGAGACAGCGCGCCGTATACAGCCGTAATCGGCGATGCGTCGAGAGTCTCTACCATCACAAACGCTGTATACTGGGGATATCACGCTGCCCTTGACATTTAGATTTAAATATGAAGGAAAAAAGAGATTTAACTATTCGCTAATGATTCTTCCATCGGTGGAAATAATCACAATTTGCCAGGGAATCAGCCTGCCGCTTGCCTGGAGCGCTGTTTTCACGGCCTGTACCATACCGACGCAGCAGGGAACTTCCATGCGGACAATGGTCAGGCTCTGGATATCATTTTCCCGAAGAATCTCCGCAAGCTTCTCAGAGTAATCCACATGATCCAGTTTCGGACAGCCCACAAGCGTAATATGATCTTTGATAAAACGATTGTGGAAGTTTGCATAGGCATATGCCGTGCAGTCTGCGGCGATGAGCAGCTTTGCGCCGTCGAAATAGGGTGCGTTTACCGGCGCCAGCTTAATCTGGATGGGCCACTGGGACAGCTGGCTTTCCAGGGTAGGTGAAGCAGATTTATCTTGGTTTTCCCGCAGGATCTGCCTGGACTTTGTGCCGGGACAGCCACAGGGCTGGGCTTCTTTTTTGGCGGCCTGTGCTGCTTTTACGGCAGCCTCATCGTAAGATGCGGCCTCGCGCTCCACAAAAGTGATTGCTCCCGTGGGGCAGGTAGGGAGACAATCGCCCAGACCGTCGCAGTAGTCGTCGCGCAGTAGCCTGGCCTTCCCGTCCACCATGCCGATGGCACCTTCGTGGCAGGCCGAGGCGCAGGCGCCGCAGCCGTTACATTTATTTTCGTCAATGTGAATGATTCTTCTTATCATATGATGCTCCTCCTTTGTTTTGCTGCTCCGTCTTTGTGTACTGTTTTATTTGCCATGCATGCCTGAAATAAGGTCCAGTGGCCCTCATTTTGGCGTTCCAGTCCAAGTCTGCTAAACAGAAATGTATTTTGGCGGAGCGGCCTGTCATTTCTTGACTTTATGTGGTTATTATAGTATGACGTGAAGGAATATTCTGTTGTATTTACAACGAAAAGGGAAATTGTTATGAAGAAATATTTGCCTGTTTTGAAAAATACAAAGCTTTTCAGGGAATTCTCGAGGAAGATAACAGGAGCCATTTTACCAGAAATAAGTATAAAATGACTGCTTCTTTGGAAAATATTATTCCGAGAGGCAGTCATTTATTCTACTCTTTGATTAGATAATTCTTTTATAGTTTTGACCGTTGTACAGGAAACGCCTTACTTCCATAATCAGATCTGCGGGATTGTCATCAATCACCACATAGAAGATAGTGTAATTATCCACATATATGCGATAATATTTATACTTACGTTCTTTTATAGATTCATATGGCTCGAAGGATTCCGCTACAGGAAGTCGTTCGTGGATGGCTTTTTCTACTTTGTCTAATAGTGCATTTGCTGCTTGCGGATTTTTGAGTTTGTAGGTAATGTATGAAACCTTATCATCGAGGTCTTCATAGAAGAGCGGCAGATAGTTTAGTCGGTATTTCTTATTTGGCATTTATCTTCCTCCGAAGATTTCCGAACACTTCATCATGACTCATACGTCTGGAATCGGTATCTGCAATTCTGTCCGCCTCATCTAATGCGGCTTCAACACCGTCTGTTAATCGAGAGTAAGCATCAAGGCTCAGTACAACCATAGAGCCATAACCATTTTTGGTCAGATATATTGGCTCTCCCTCATTGACGATTCTTTCAATCTCCGGGAATTTATTCCTTAAATCGGAAACAGGTCTGATTTGTATCATATGGCATCTCTCCTTATCATAATTTTATCATAATTTTATAATGGTTTTATTGTATCGTATTATGCGGAGAAAAGCAATATAATTTTAAGGAATAAACTATAAGACAATCCTGAGCAATAGCCTGTCATTTCTTGACTTTATGTGGTTATTATAGTAGGGTGTAAAAGAATATTCTGTTGTATTTACAACGAAAAGAGGAATTGTTATGAAGAAATATTTACCTGTTTTGAAAAATACAAAGCTCTTTCAGGGAATACGAGAGGAAGAGATAGAGGAAATGCTGGGCTGTCTGGGCGCGAGGAAGCGGGAGTTCATGAAAGGGGAGTGGATTTATCATGTTGGAGATTGCATTACGGAGGTGGCGTTGGTACTGGAGGGAGCCGTCCATATTAAAAAGGAAGATTACTGGGGGAACCTAAGTATTTTGAATGTTGTGGAGGCCGGCGAGGTGTTTGGTGAGGCTTATGCAGTCTATGGGAGTGAACCGATGGTAAATGACGTGGTCGCCGCCTGTGACACGACGGTGCTGTTTCTTGATATCGGCAGGGTGCTCGCGAGTTGTCCCTCCACCTGTCATTTTCATACGCTGTTGATTCAGAATTTTTTTGCGGTGCTTGCTGCAAAGAACAGAGCTCTGGCGCAGAAAATCGGCCATATGTCCCAGAGAACGACGCGGGAGAAATTGCTTTCTTACCTGTCGGAGCAGAGGGGAAGGGCGAAAAGTCCGTCGTTTGAGATCCCGTTCAACCGACAGCAGCTTGCGGATTTTCTGTCGGTGGACAGGAGCGCGATGTCGAGTGAACTGGGGAAAATGCGGGATGAGGGAATCGTAGAATTTAACAGGAACCATTTTTGCCTGAAATAAAAATAGTTAGGTTTTTTCAGGTTTTGCAAATTTGTGAAATATGCCGGATTGCGTGTGGGGAGAGTGTTTTGTATAATAGAGGTACTTTTCATGGGATTGCATTATAGAAGTGGTCAAGTGGATGCGTTTTTTCGGTGGGAAGAGCAGAGAGGAGTTTGTGAGTATGGCAAAGACAAGCGAATATCTGGATGAAGCTTTTCGGACGTTGGAGGAGCTCAGTGCGGACGATGTGAAGAGATTGGAATATGAGGCAAGGGAGAAGGCATTAAAAGATTATAATACCCAGATGTCAAGCGCATTAGCGCGAGGACGGAGGATTGGGCAGGAACTTGGGGAAAAGCTCGGAGAAGAGCGCACCAAAAAAGTTTTTAAACTGTATCTTCAAGGAAAGACGCCGGAAGAGATTGCTGCAAGCTGTGATGTGACAGTAGAAAAAGTAAGGCAGATCTTGGAGGAATAATCAGATGAAGGTCTATTTTGAGGAAAATTATTGGAGTAAAGGCATGGGTAGAAAGCCTGGAGAAAAAGTGGTGATAGAAAAAGAATTTGTCTGGGATTGTCATGAATGGCGGATACCGGCACTCTACCTCTGTGAGGAGGGAGTCGTAGTGGACTTATGCGTCCGGATTCCCCGGGGGGAAGTGGAAGAGTTCTTGGACAAGTGGAGCTTTGAGAGGCGCAGCCAGGCAGAAGAAGAGTTTAACGAGGAAGAGATCGAACAACTGGAAAGAGAAAGTCCGTTTTGCCGGAATTTCCGGATGCAGGCGGAACTAGATGGCAGAAAGATGGAGAGCAGAGGGTGGTGCGGGACAGCCTGGCACCCGTTTTCGGAGACTGAGGAGGCAGTTTCTGTGACCGAGGAGATGTTGATGAGGGAGTATGGGTGCAGCAAGGAGTGTGGCTGGTACTTTTGCAGAGCGTATTTTGCGGGGGCGGGCGAACCTAAGTCTGGTAAACCTTCCTCTAAGGAGCGGGGTATGTTCAGGCAAAATTCTGATAAATCTTCAACTTGGGAGCGGGGTATGCTTAAGCAAAATTCTAGTGAACCTCCTTTCTGGCGAGAGGAGGAAGGGAGGAAGAATTCGCACAATCTTGCGATTACCTTTGAGAAAGAGGCGGAGCAATATCCGGGACCACATTTTTGTACCAGAGCTGGGGATAGGGGAAGCCGGATCAGGTTTACCTATCCGGGCGATGGACAGGTTCATGTGCTGCAGGTGGTGGCGTGTGAGCAGGGACAGGTGAATGAAACCAGCGAGCATGATAAGTGCCTGGGAAAGAATAGTGTCACAAGATTTCCTGCAAATTATCTGGAACTTTACTATACGCTGGAGCCAGAACTTCCGGAGGATTCTTTATTTATCAAAGATCTGGTCCGGTCAGATCCGCCGGAGCTTAAAAGGCAGAATAGTATAGAGGACGCAGAGGTAAGCGTAATCGGTGGTGCGGATGGACCGACGGCTGTTTTTCTGGCCGGAAAATGGAACGATGGGAGACCAAAGGATCATATCGCATACCCAAGGGCATCCCGTATGGCCATTCGGCCGTTTCACAAAGTATACCCAAGGGCATCCCGTATGGCCATTCGGCCGTTTCACAAGGGATATTCCTCTCTGCATTATGAGCCGGTGGAATCGGTTGAGTGGAGAATGGTGTTTCGGGTGAAGGAGGAAAGCGGGATGGAGGTACAGTTGAATTTCTAGTACGATGATGCCACCACATCGCCTCATTTGGCTGTCAATTCCGAGACAGGCATAATGTGAATAAAAGACATGGATTTTGAAACCATATTCAGAACCATGTCTTTTTATTATTGCCGGGAATATCTAAAGGAAGGTCCATCAGACTAGCTTTGTCTGCCAGAAATATCGGAGGAAAGGTTTGCCGGCTTTTTAGCTTATTGAGAAAAATAACACTTGCAAAATACCCATAAGGGGTATATAATGATTCACAGAAAGGGAGGTACACATCATGAACGAAAGAAAAGAATGTTGTTCCCACAAGACGAAGGAACGTTCGGAGAAAGAGTATAAGAGCCTTCTGAACCGGCTGAACCGTATTGAGGGGCAGATACGGGGAATCAAAGGGATGGTGGAAAAGGACGCGTATTGTACGGATATTCTGATTCAGGTATCGGCGGTGAATGCGGCGCTTAATAGTTTTAATAAGGTCCTTTTGGCAAATCATATTAAGACCTGTGTGACGCAGGATATTCGGGACGGCAAGGAAGAGACCGTGGATGAGTTGGTAACGGTTTTACAGAAATTAATGAGATAATGAGAATGTGGAGGCAAAAAAGCTATGGGAAATGTGATTGTAATTGCAGTTCTTTTGGTAATTGCATTTTTTGCGGTAAAAAGCACAATGAAACATTTTAAGGGAGAGGGCGGCTGCTGTGGAGGCGGCTGCAGTGAATGTGGAAATGCAAAGATGAAACATAAGAAACTTGAGGGAGATAAGATTGCGGAAAAAGTGATCAGGATAGAGGGCATGCACTGCGAACATTGCAAGCACGCGGTGGAAGAGGAGATTAATAAGATTGACGGAGCTTCAGCAAAGGTGAATCTGCGGAAGAATCTTGCAGTAGTTTCCATGGATCGCAGGATTGCAGATGACGAACTGTATGCAGCGGTAGCGCGTGCCGGATTTCAGGTGGTGGAGTGATCTGCCCCAAGGACGATTTTGAGTTGTTATGCATATCTGAGTGAACGTCCGGTGGACGTTCATCTCGATTGCCAAGTATACCTGAGTGAACGACCAGTGGACGTTCATCTTAATGAAGGAGGAGAAACAGATGAAACAATATACAGTGACAGGGATGAGCTGCAGCTTGCAGCGCCCGGGTCGAGAAGGCCGTCTCAAAGGTGCAGGGCGTGACTTCCTGCTCAGTAAGCCTTCTGACTAATTCTATGGGAGTGGAAGGGACGGCAGCTCCCGCGGATATTATTAAGGCGGTGGAAGAAGCCGGATATGGTGCATCGGAGAAGGGAGCGGGGGGAGCCGCGAAGGCTTCTGTATCTGCAGCAGAAGGAGAAGAGATGCTGAAAGACAGGGAGACGCCCGTGCTCAAACGCCGTCTTTTCACGTCGCTTGGATTTTTGATCGTGCTGATGTATTTCTCCATGGGACATATGATGTGGGGCTGGCCGGTTCCTTCCGTTCTGGAGCATAATCATGTGGCGATGGGGCTGATCCAGCTTCTGCTTACGATCAGCGTTATGGTGATCAACCAGAAATTCTTTATCAGCGGGTTTAAGAGTTTATTTCATAAGGCGCCGAATATGGACACGTTAGTAGCGCTTGGTTCCAGTGCGGCGTTCGTTTACAGCACTTATGCGCTTTTTGCCATGACGGATGCGCAGATGCGCGGCGATATGAACGGCGTTATGTCCTACATGCATGAGTTCTATTTTGAATCGGCCGCAATGATCCTGACGCTGATCACCGTAGGAAAGATGCTGGAAGCAAAATCGAAGGGACGGACGACGGACGCGCTTAAGAGTTTGATGAAACTGGCGCCGAAGACGGCGACCGTCCTGCGGGATGGCGTGGAGACGGAGGTACAGATTGCGGAAGTTGGTAAGGACGATATCTTTGTAGTGCGTCCGGGCGAGAATATCCCGGTCGATGGCGTGGTGATTTCAGGCAGTAGTGCGGTAAATGAAGCGGCGCTGACGGGCGAGAGTATTCCGGTCGATAAAGCTGAGGGGGATCATGTCTCTGCAGCTACCGTGAACCAGTCCGGTTTCATTACCTGCAAGGCCACAAGAGTCGGGGAGGATACGACACTGTCGCAGATTATCCAAATGGTAAGCGATGCGGCGGCGACGAAAGCTCCGATCGCGAAGGTGGCGGATAAGGTATCTGGTGTATTCGTGCCGACAGTTATCACTATTGCGGTGATCACGACAATCGTGTGGCTGCTCTTGGGAGAAAGCGTTGGCTTTGCTCTGGCACGCGGCATTTCCGTGCTGGTGATCAGCTGCCCGTGTGCGCTCGGTCTTGCCACTCCGGTGGCCATTATGGTCGGGAACGGGATGGGAGCGAAAAACGGAATCATGTTCAAGACGGCGGTGTCTCTGGAGGAGACCGGGAAAATGCAGATTGTGGCGTTAGATAAGACCGGAACGATCACGGAAGGACAGCCGAGGGTGACGGATATGATACCGGAAGAGGGTATTTCAGAAGCGGAACTGCTTCAGATGGCGTATGCATTGGAGCGCAAGAGTGAGCACCCGCTTGCAAAGGCAATCTTAGAATATGGTGACCAGCATCAGGTGAAGGCGGAGGAAGTGGAAGAGTTCCAGGCTCTGCCGGGAAATGGTCTGGCGGGTATCTATTTAGGAGAGCGGCTCTGCGGCGGTAATGGTAAGTTTATAGAAGGTCAGGCCGAAGTTTCCGGGGAAATGAAAGCGAAGGCCGAGGTGCTTGCGGGTGAAGGAAAAACGCCTCTTTATTTTGCAAAGGGAGGTCATCTGATCGGAATGATCGCAGTGGCGGACGTGATGAAGGAGGACAGCCCTCAGGCAATCAAAGAGCTGCAAAATATGGGGATTCATGTGGTGATGCTGACCGGAGACAATGAGAAGACGGCAAATGCCATCGGCAGGCAGGCAGGCGTAGATGAAGTGATTGCCGGCGTACTTCCGGAAGGGAAGGAGAGCGTGATCCGCTCTCTGAAACGAAAAGGAAAGGTTGCCATGGTCGGCGATGGAATCAACGATGCACCGGCGCTCACCCGTGCAGATATGGGAATTGCCATCGGGGCAGGCACGGATATCGCGATTGATGCGGCCGACGTGGTGTTGATGAAGAGCCGCTTAAGAGACGTGCCGGCGGCAATCAGAATGAGCCGTGCGACCCTTAAGAATATTCATGAGAATCTGTTTTGGGCGTTCTTCTATAATGCTGTGGGAATTCCACTTGCAGCCGGCGTGTGGATTCCGATATTTGGCTGGAAGCTGAATCCGATGTTCGGGGCGGCAGCAATGAGTCTTTCCAGTTTTTGTGTAGTGACAAATGCGTTGAGGCTTAACTTGTTTCATATGTATGATGCAAGTCGAGATAAAAAAGTAAAAGTGAAAAAGAAAGCGGAGGTTAAGAACATGGAAAAAACAATGAAGATCAATGGAATGATGTGTGGGCACTGCGAGGCAAGAGTGAAAAAGGTGCTGGAGAAGATTGAAGGCGTGGAAAATGCTGAGGTCAGCCATGAGAAAGGAACTGCGGTTGTGACTTTGAGTGGGGAAGTTGCTGACAGCGTGCTGAGAAGTGCGGTGGAAGAGCAGGATTATGAGGTGGTGAGCATCCAATAAGGGCGTAGGTTGAGGTGAGCCCCGGGAGCATGCCAGGTACGTTGCTCCGATGCCTCCGGGGGCTCCGACTAGTCCACCAAAATCTAAGAGTCCGAAACAGTCGACCAGAGGGTCTCCTGTCTCGGGCTCTAAGATTTTGAGGGACGGATTCTGCGCCCCCTCCGGCTTGACCTGCGCAACGTACCTGGCATGCTCCCGGGACTCCTTCAACGTTACTGGACTGCTGAGATGGTGTTGTGTGGGGTAGTCTGCTTCGATTTGTTCAAATACCTCGGCAAGCTGTTGGTAGACGGTTTCGTGGGTGGAGCTCAGTTCACTCTTCCTTCTGCCGTCCCTGGTGTTCACGGATAAGAAGCTATTGACGCTGCTGTTGTCTACTTATAGCTTCTATGGAATCTATTTGTCTGCTTAACAGGACTCTAAAGATTTTCGGGGACTATCGGGAAAGTATGTTACATATGAGAATTTATTCTTGTTTTGTACGCTCATTGTTGCCCTTGTTGGTTTTGCTATAAGATTTTCAAGGACAAACGAAAATAGCCGCCATTACTTCCACTTAATAATGACGGCTGTTGTCAATAACAATTAGCTGATTGTTAATAAGGAGTAAGCCGTGTCTTTGGCTTTCCTTTTATATTACTATATCATTCTTTAGGGCGGCAGACAAGTGTTTTTGTCTTATAGACAAATTAATTTTGAGGGAGCGCTTGAAAAATGTAAGAAGTGAAGGCGAAAAGGCGGCAGAAGTTATTGACTTTTCAACACCAGAAATAAACAGCTTACGTCTGCCGACCGTAAAATTAAATAGTGGACAAAAGCGCCTGCCGGATTTATAATTGTCTGTAATCGATTTAGTTGCCATGCATACCTAAATGAAGTAACAAACTGTAGTAAAGAGAGGTTTTGAACAATGGAAAATGCTGATAAATACAGTATGTACGGTAGTTTTGCCCGTGTTTACGACATTTTCATGGATAATATTCCCTACGATGCGTGGAGCGAATACCTGACCGGGCTTCTTAAAAAGTACGGGGTACATGAGGGGCTAGTCCTTGATCTGGGATGCGGAACGGGGAATATGACGGAGCTGCTTGCACAAAAAGGCTATGATATGATCGGCGTGGATAACTCTGAAGACATGCTGGAGATCGCGCTGGAAAAACGGATTGAGTCAGGGCATGAGATTCTGTATCTTTTGCAGGACATGCGGGAATTTGAATTATATGGAACGGTCTGCGCGGTGGTCAGTGTCTGCGATTCGCTGAATTATATTACGGAGCCGGAGGAACTGCTTACAGTATTTCAGCTCGTCAATAATTATCTTGACCCCAAGGGGGTATTTATTTTTGATTTTAATACATTATATAAGTACAGCGAGGTCTTAGGGGAGAGGACGATTGCGGAAAACCGGGAAGAGTGCAGCTTTATTTGGGACAATTACTTTGATGAAGAAGACGGGATCAATGAGTATGAACTGACGTTATTTATCCGGGAAGAGGGCGGCCTGTTCAGGAGGTATGAGGAGACGCACTTCCAGAGGGCGTATACACTGGAAGAGATGGAGCGGCTTGTGAAGCGCTCAGGGCTGGAATTTGTGACGGCCTATGACGCATTTAC of Roseburia hominis contains these proteins:
- a CDS encoding type II toxin-antitoxin system Phd/YefM family antitoxin, producing the protein MIQIRPVSDLRNKFPEIERIVNEGEPIYLTKNGYGSMVVLSLDAYSRLTDGVEAALDEADRIADTDSRRMSHDEVFGNLRRKINAK
- a CDS encoding PHB depolymerase family esterase; its protein translation is MKIKTFPQDMSVFEVDHAQPRRCLVSGLFEETVEVNGQKRIFYTYISPDLLYNSPCLVLALSDHISVAEYLENSFWLHFAKEHHMFLHILVPQNEAWDLSGGDADYMNKVYLQINSRRFYVTMQDNIYAAGIGNGAAIAQQAVMKMSSEWSGLATFGDLDDRALLNTEATHGGEDTGKTELVISAAKVQVPAWMAWSENKGANAKVCNYWKKINQVEDEIYSNRWADEIYFPSKICKKSQVNEESISQVRVTNGFTGDVEQEFFSAVWDYISLACRHRGFGTKMLRYRIDPEKYGFTYHTMEYDGFTHSWYEYVPEQVKTSGKPVPLVVCMHGRGGTAETFISLSGMSHVAEERDFIVVFPEAGVSSQRPGGIRNLLLWDGNYGDKKIDDTGFILKMIDDVKERHLVDTTRVYACGQSSGGMMTSTLAVKYPGVFAAVAPWSALVKPEDELILPEKIEPAVPFLFLFGENDWLCVDRENGQLEYHVADNIAAFLRNLMKLYQLDEKPLRYTCGEISYYVYMNAKRVPMLTVGTVREMSHANYPRESWISYDEFLTRFSKQEDGTLLYMGEPAM
- a CDS encoding FAD-dependent oxidoreductase, with product MERKYPNLCKPITIGRTTFRNRMFSAPMGGTDITNDGCIGPKSTAFYELRGKGGAGAVTVSECMVHPQTDASHAYHLDTKILNSLASATYTADAIRRHGAIPSLELSHSGMYAGTYMTDKSKQKTMNQWGPSDTVRPDGVTVRALTKEMIDEITASYKEVASLAKRAGFEMLMVHGGHGWLINQFLSPYFNKRTDEYGGSLENRCRFAIQVLKAVREAVGPFFPIEFRFSGSELFEGGYTLEEGVEIAKILEPYIDLLHVSAGTYQRGFGDTHPSMFKEHGCNVYLAAEIKKHVSIPVATIGGLNSPEQLEEIIAGGKADVVYMARALLADPFLPRKVMENRDEEIVKCLRCFTCMAERAATSTRRCTVNPLIGREMEGDEVLPAPVKKKVLVAGGGPGGLYAAYTAARRGHQVILCEKEEELGGILKSEQALPFKHEMYELAGTYALLAQKAGVQICTSTEVTPEYVEKEAPDALIIAVGSEPLIPPIKGLNGENVVVVNNYYLEKDKVSDDVVVFGGGLAGCECAIHLGMEGKRVHLVEMRDELAPDANVRHRPLLLKEIEKYVTVHTGYRGLEVTGEGVLCENREKEQVLVPGTTVICALGQRSRTKVVESLRDSAPYTAVIGDASRVSTITNAVYWGYHAALDI
- a CDS encoding 4Fe-4S binding protein → MIRRIIHIDENKCNGCGACASACHEGAIGMVDGKARLLRDDYCDGLGDCLPTCPTGAITFVEREAASYDEAAVKAAQAAKKEAQPCGCPGTKSRQILRENQDKSASPTLESQLSQWPIQIKLAPVNAPYFDGAKLLIAADCTAYAYANFHNRFIKDHITLVGCPKLDHVDYSEKLAEILRENDIQSLTIVRMEVPCCVGMVQAVKTALQASGRLIPWQIVIISTDGRIISE
- a CDS encoding metal-sensing transcriptional repressor; translation: MNERKECCSHKTKERSEKEYKSLLNRLNRIEGQIRGIKGMVEKDAYCTDILIQVSAVNAALNSFNKVLLANHIKTCVTQDIRDGKEETVDELVTVLQKLMR
- a CDS encoding Crp/Fnr family transcriptional regulator; amino-acid sequence: MKKYLPVLKNTKLFQGIREEEIEEMLGCLGARKREFMKGEWIYHVGDCITEVALVLEGAVHIKKEDYWGNLSILNVVEAGEVFGEAYAVYGSEPMVNDVVAACDTTVLFLDIGRVLASCPSTCHFHTLLIQNFFAVLAAKNRALAQKIGHMSQRTTREKLLSYLSEQRGRAKSPSFEIPFNRQQLADFLSVDRSAMSSELGKMRDEGIVEFNRNHFCLK
- a CDS encoding heavy metal-associated domain-containing protein is translated as MGNVIVIAVLLVIAFFAVKSTMKHFKGEGGCCGGGCSECGNAKMKHKKLEGDKIAEKVIRIEGMHCEHCKHAVEEEINKIDGASAKVNLRKNLAVVSMDRRIADDELYAAVARAGFQVVE
- a CDS encoding type II toxin-antitoxin system RelE/ParE family toxin, translating into MPNKKYRLNYLPLFYEDLDDKVSYITYKLKNPQAANALLDKVEKAIHERLPVAESFEPYESIKERKYKYYRIYVDNYTIFYVVIDDNPADLIMEVRRFLYNGQNYKRII